From Candidatus Amoebophilus asiaticus 5a2, the proteins below share one genomic window:
- a CDS encoding ATP-binding protein, producing MGLVGPRQSGKTTLVKTLFKHLPYVNLEDLNQRYLAQNDTKAFLDKYASSGVIIDEVQNVPTIFSYLQTIIDENQIPGQFILTGSQNFTLSENISQTLAGRIALVSLLPLSIQELQASEYSTTLDTDKLIFRGGYPSLYQRSTLNPIDWYLYYIKTYVERDVRQIKNLTDLNRFQAFLKLCSGRIGQILNLTSLANDCGISHVTARQWISILETSYLVYLLPPYYQNFSKRIIKMPKLYFYDTGLACALLGLESEQQVETHYLRGSLFENLVINELLKFRFNQGRPSNLYFWRDKTGHEIDCIYELSDRLIPIEIKASKTLSTDYFKSLLYFQKLSQQKQGIVCYAGDIAAKQQHISITNFMDLIHELNKVSQ from the coding sequence ATTGGCTTAGTAGGGCCACGACAATCTGGTAAAACTACCTTAGTAAAAACATTATTTAAACACCTACCATATGTAAACCTTGAAGATTTAAATCAAAGGTATTTGGCTCAAAATGATACAAAAGCATTTCTAGACAAGTATGCATCTTCTGGTGTAATCATTGATGAAGTACAAAACGTACCTACTATATTTTCATATTTACAAACTATTATAGATGAAAACCAGATTCCAGGACAATTTATTTTAACAGGTTCTCAAAATTTCACACTTTCAGAAAACATATCTCAAACACTAGCTGGCCGTATTGCCCTAGTATCTTTACTTCCGCTTAGCATCCAAGAGTTACAAGCTAGTGAATATAGTACTACCTTAGATACAGATAAGCTTATTTTTAGAGGGGGGTACCCTAGTCTTTATCAACGCTCTACACTAAATCCTATTGATTGGTACTTATATTATATTAAAACATATGTGGAGCGTGACGTTCGACAAATTAAAAATCTTACAGACCTAAACCGTTTCCAAGCTTTCTTAAAGCTTTGTAGTGGACGCATAGGGCAAATACTAAATCTCACTTCTTTAGCTAATGATTGTGGCATTAGCCATGTTACAGCAAGACAATGGATTTCCATTTTGGAAACTAGCTACCTAGTTTACTTATTGCCCCCTTACTACCAAAATTTTAGTAAACGGATCATAAAAATGCCAAAGCTATATTTTTATGATACAGGGCTTGCTTGTGCACTTCTAGGACTTGAAAGCGAACAACAAGTTGAAACACATTATTTACGCGGGAGCTTATTTGAAAATTTAGTCATCAATGAACTGCTAAAATTTCGTTTTAACCAAGGACGACCTTCTAACCTATACTTCTGGCGCGACAAAACAGGACATGAGATTGACTGTATCTATGAATTATCCGACCGTTTAATTCCTATAGAAATCAAGGCCTCCAAAACCTTATCTACTGATTATTTTAAAAGCCTATTATATTTCCAAAAATTATCCCAACAAAAACAGGGTATTGTCTGTTATGCAGGCGATATAGCAGCTAAACAGCAACATATATCTATTACTAATTTTATGGATTTAATCCATGAGCTTAATAAAGTTTCTCAATAA
- a CDS encoding ankyrin repeat domain-containing protein yields the protein MQVFKNQHLYTALASLLIILITISCNHCGNTNNAKEVKTLDLSISKDLLQGSDELNFMVKISNQDGKEAHLNKFKLKISVEEPHNFLNYIDAKGTTQIKSVIDENLTHFTVQQLLQSADKPINLEFIIQPQLASKQVNIKAALYYEGTEQPIVEKSITWQETVSPYQLSFNSISASDLLEGGEEYIFKIENQDPEYALATDEVILSLQSKAEFTLNGCLATEQGILLKTVLGIEKIEQAQNVKYNLANIRLKIKDPNGQTDATSVVLTLKDKFGNKLGSDKIITWKPKSEISFILSFDKLELQGSELSNRQIKFTVNQSGESILNNGELILQLTPEQGSMASILGANLITDVSGKTVYIYKIKKEDIGKQSAALSIDPQESKEASFKAQLLYNGALLGVTQKLVWQAGAELSFSLEGLEEKDRCILSGTQTLKGTDILQIVIKNLSRALKKEGEAVLCVEQNEHPSNVAFEVYYNYVDKIEHDTPNISLGKHKAVTIDLYHLIANNNFVKREDDIKVALQLLNPTSKQHATVSFKIKNANNNSDITTPITINWQAALAPVTPVIDEMLAVVKKATLCTSLYKVLKIIKKGKGIHPNDINKIDVKHPYGYTALQEAIYMGRLDIVTLLLDKGADVNMRNKRGQAPIELALGRFDIEMVRLLLKQPDIQSRISIYNGGEKLLLNLVIERANTVDKEKFTELTDLLLDHLNTPDVLNKQDSIIKQTPLLLAMHYNQPELAKRLLEKGVNPNIKDNQGRNALHLAVTHNHKELAEQLIAKNIELDIKDDKGDTPLHMAVSLSSSKEVANLLINKFKESGISLDILGYKEVTPLHRAAAAQGDNVEIVTALLEAGAQLDVIDKDQQTPLHYAAQNNNIKVIEKLTQYNPSLINLQDKNGKTPLHMVVSQNYNTSNVKKQIAQTINFLIDKGARLDIEDNQGYTPLNILVTRNYADIVQKVL from the coding sequence ATGCAAGTTTTTAAAAATCAACATCTATATACAGCACTTGCTAGCTTGTTGATTATTCTTATCACTATCTCTTGTAATCACTGTGGTAATACTAATAATGCTAAAGAAGTAAAAACTTTAGATTTATCAATAAGCAAAGATTTGCTGCAAGGAAGCGATGAGCTTAATTTTATGGTTAAGATTAGTAATCAGGATGGCAAAGAAGCACATTTAAATAAATTTAAACTAAAAATTAGTGTTGAAGAGCCTCATAATTTTCTTAACTACATAGATGCGAAAGGCACTACACAAATTAAGTCTGTTATTGATGAAAATTTAACACATTTTACGGTCCAGCAGTTGTTGCAATCTGCAGATAAGCCTATTAACTTAGAGTTTATAATACAACCTCAATTAGCATCTAAACAAGTTAACATAAAAGCAGCCCTCTATTATGAAGGTACAGAGCAACCCATTGTAGAGAAATCTATTACCTGGCAAGAAACCGTATCACCTTATCAGCTAAGCTTCAATAGCATAAGTGCTTCTGATTTATTAGAAGGTGGTGAAGAATATATCTTTAAAATAGAGAATCAAGATCCTGAATATGCCTTAGCTACAGATGAAGTTATTCTCTCGTTACAAAGCAAAGCAGAATTTACATTAAATGGCTGTTTAGCAACTGAGCAAGGAATCTTGCTTAAAACAGTTTTAGGAATAGAAAAAATTGAGCAGGCACAAAATGTTAAATATAACCTTGCCAATATTAGGTTAAAAATAAAAGATCCAAACGGGCAAACTGATGCTACCTCTGTTGTACTAACATTAAAAGATAAATTTGGCAATAAGTTAGGAAGTGACAAAATAATAACCTGGAAGCCTAAAAGTGAGATATCATTTATACTAAGCTTTGATAAGTTAGAATTGCAAGGATCTGAACTCAGCAATAGACAAATTAAATTTACAGTAAATCAGTCAGGGGAATCTATTCTTAATAATGGTGAGTTAATCTTACAATTGACGCCAGAACAAGGTAGTATGGCTAGCATCTTAGGTGCTAACCTAATAACAGATGTGTCTGGTAAAACAGTTTATATTTATAAGATTAAAAAAGAGGATATAGGCAAACAAAGTGCAGCTTTAAGTATAGACCCACAAGAAAGTAAGGAAGCTAGCTTCAAGGCACAGCTTTTGTATAATGGAGCTCTCCTAGGAGTTACACAGAAATTAGTTTGGCAAGCTGGAGCAGAGTTGAGTTTTAGCTTAGAAGGATTGGAAGAAAAAGATAGATGTATTTTATCAGGTACCCAAACATTGAAGGGTACTGATATACTCCAAATTGTAATTAAGAATTTGAGTAGAGCATTGAAAAAAGAGGGGGAAGCTGTATTGTGTGTTGAGCAAAACGAACACCCCAGTAATGTAGCTTTTGAAGTATATTACAATTATGTTGACAAGATTGAACATGATACCCCTAATATATCGCTAGGTAAGCATAAAGCTGTAACTATAGACCTTTATCATCTTATAGCAAATAACAATTTTGTTAAAAGAGAGGACGATATCAAGGTTGCCTTACAATTGTTAAATCCTACATCCAAACAACATGCTACTGTTAGCTTCAAAATAAAGAATGCAAATAATAATAGCGATATAACTACACCTATAACTATCAATTGGCAAGCAGCTCTAGCTCCTGTAACACCAGTTATAGATGAAATGCTTGCTGTGGTTAAAAAAGCAACTTTATGTACAAGTTTATATAAAGTCTTAAAAATTATTAAAAAAGGCAAGGGGATACACCCAAACGATATCAATAAAATAGATGTAAAACATCCATATGGTTACACGGCTTTACAAGAAGCTATATATATGGGTCGATTGGACATTGTTACTTTATTATTAGATAAAGGTGCTGATGTAAATATGAGAAATAAGCGTGGGCAAGCACCTATTGAATTAGCGCTTGGCAGATTTGATATAGAGATGGTACGTCTATTATTAAAGCAACCAGATATACAATCAAGGATAAGTATTTATAATGGTGGAGAAAAACTATTATTAAACCTAGTCATAGAACGAGCTAATACGGTAGATAAGGAAAAATTTACAGAACTTACCGATCTCCTATTAGATCACTTGAATACACCTGATGTGCTCAATAAGCAAGATAGTATTATAAAACAAACTCCTCTCTTGTTGGCTATGCATTATAACCAACCTGAACTAGCAAAGAGGTTATTAGAAAAAGGAGTTAATCCAAATATAAAAGATAATCAAGGTAGAAATGCGCTTCATCTAGCTGTTACTCATAACCATAAAGAGTTAGCAGAACAACTGATAGCAAAAAATATCGAGTTAGATATAAAAGATGATAAAGGTGATACCCCTCTGCATATGGCCGTATCTCTATCTAGCAGCAAGGAGGTAGCTAACCTATTAATCAACAAATTTAAAGAAAGTGGAATTAGCTTAGATATACTGGGGTACAAAGAGGTTACGCCTTTGCATAGAGCTGCCGCAGCACAAGGAGATAATGTGGAAATTGTTACAGCATTATTAGAAGCTGGTGCTCAGCTAGACGTAATAGATAAAGATCAGCAAACACCTTTGCATTATGCTGCTCAAAATAATAACATCAAGGTTATTGAAAAACTGACACAATACAACCCTAGTTTGATAAATTTACAAGATAAAAATGGGAAAACCCCCTTGCATATGGTAGTTTCTCAAAATTATAATACCTCTAATGTCAAAAAACAAATAGCGCAAACTATTAACTTTCTAATAGACAAAGGTGCTAGGTTAGACATCGAGGATAACCAAGGGTATACACCTTTAAATATATTGGTTACTAGAAATTACGCAGATATAGTACAAAAGGTATTATAA